From one Rosa rugosa chromosome 4, drRosRugo1.1, whole genome shotgun sequence genomic stretch:
- the LOC133741790 gene encoding uncharacterized protein LOC133741790, translated as MNTKCVVTLPIQSAITEYMVTRNYVDWWSKVYHSTPVKATKEAPTSRPLHKTLKAKEDKNVTRATPPHHKNVIPCEVECSTNVPVPPNRTLLPSSDCQTHPLNILEDDGDSLDSHIALAHPPKLKRPAIKERRRSGSSGSNNSEVHFKRRKTDTSLGPIYCDPNAEFTLNTDFLGDISTSSQPMLQRNEGAEIDGHSLWGNDDASSDPIRVPSAAELEAYALPTKGKSNAKNDSQQIDPTGPLTKVHPPKPLNTIAFSEASVGGAVIIDASQRLRDIRQQAATAVCEQIEDMIMKHSSKTILSSKGELDKLIAELSHYGIDPSSVRGKVEGLLTSADQYNLARLSCSRKATPGTRNQRLADTESEIANVTSIRQADSDHRQSALKSLEKLKEEQRKLEQTVTLLDERLLLQEKKLVDLEKEKTQIQETPEVTTAELETTKSLRDTFESHRNSFKGLTWV; from the exons ATGAACACCAAGTGCGTGGTAACGTTGCCAATCCAGAGTGCTATCACGGAGTACATGGTTACCCGAAACTATGTCGATTGGTGGTCTAAAGTGTACCATTCTACACCAGTGAAGGCAACGAAAGAAGCGCCTACTAGTAGACCACTGCATAAGACTctgaaagcaaaagaagataagAACGTCACCCGTGCAACACCGCCTCATCACAAAAATGTGATTCCTTGTGAAGTTGAATGTAGCACCAACGTCCCTGTGCCTCCTAATAGGACTTTGCTTCCTAGCAGTGATTGTCAGACTCATCCGCTCAACATTCTAGAAGATGATGGGGATTCTTTAGATTCTCACATTGCTTTGGCTCATCCACCTAAGTTGAAAAGACCTGCCATCAAAGAAAGAAGGCGTAGTGGAAGCAGCGGTAGCAATAATAGTGAAGTGCACTTTAAGCGTCGGAAAACTGACACCAGTCTTGGCCCTATTTACTGTGATCCCAATGCTGAGTTCACTCTGAATACTGACTTTCTTGGTGACATTTCAACTTCTTCACAACCGATGCTGCAACGAAATGAG GGTGCAGAGATTGATGGTCATTCACTTTGGGGGAACGATGACGCCTCTTCAGATCCTATACGTGTTCCTTCTGCAGCGGAACTTGAGGCTTACGCTTTACCCACGAAAGGAAAATCCAATGCAAAGAATGACTCACAGCAAATTGACCCTACAG GTCCACTCACCAAGGTGCATCCTCCCAAGCCTCTGAACACCATAGCCTTTTCTGAGGCCTCTGTTGGTGGAGCTGTTATTATAGATGCTAGTCAAAGACTTCGTGATATTCGTCAACAAGCTGCTACCGCAGTTTGTGAACAAATTGAAGATATGATAATGAAGCACTCCTCAAAGACCATTCTTTCCAGCAAGGGGGAACTTGACAAGCTGATAGCTGAGCTTAGCCATTATGGGATTGATCCTTCATCCGTAAGGGGAAAAGTTGAGGGATTGTTGACTAGTGCTGACCAATACAACCTGGCACGTCTTTCTTGTTCACGTAAGGCTACTCCAGGCACACGTAATCAACGTCTGGCTGACACAGAGTCAGAAATTGCAAATGTCACTTCAATTCGTCAAGCTGACTCTGATCATCGTCAATCTGCACTCAAGTCTTTGGAGAAACTAAAGGAGGAGCAACGAAAATTGGAGCAAACAGTGACTTTACTAGACGAGAGACTTCTACTACAGGAGAAGAAGCTTGTCGACCTAGAAAAAGAGAAGACTCAAATCCAAGAAACCCCCGAGGTGACCACTGCAGAGCTTGAGACTACAAAATCATTGCGAGATACTTTTGAGAGCCACCGCAATAGTTTCAAGGGTTTGACTTGGGTGTGA